The following coding sequences are from one Lycium ferocissimum isolate CSIRO_LF1 chromosome 3, AGI_CSIRO_Lferr_CH_V1, whole genome shotgun sequence window:
- the LOC132048697 gene encoding uncharacterized protein LOC132048697, translating into MAVRDQPEDVLQIAAKLFQDDPTCGKPCDTKDDCSGLFCSECWNFRKTCGPPVGPAMARRDQPEDVLEIEARLFQDDPTCGKPCDARDDCSTGLFCSECWNFRKTCGPLVGPAKARREQPDDVAQIAAGLFQADPTCGKPCDTRNDCFGGWFCSECWNFKKTCEPLVGHAMRMRFQYHRVSFLWSFPLLVSYKINKTSDEGVAQET; encoded by the coding sequence ATGGCCGTACGAGATCAGCCTGAAGATGTACTCCAGATTGCAGCAAAACTATTTCAAGATGATCCAACTTGTGGAAAACCTTGTGATACCAAAGATGATTGCTCTGGTTTGTTCTGTAGCGAATGTTGGAATTTTAGAAAGACCTGTGGACCACCTGTTGGTCCTGCCATGGCCCGACGAGATCAACCTGAAGATGTCTTAGAAATTGAAGCAAGACTATTTCAAGATGATCCAACTTGTGGGAAACCTTGTGATGCGAGAGATGATTGCTCTACTGGTTTGTTCTGCAGCGAGTGCTGGAATTTCAGAAAGACCTGTGGGCCACTTGTTGGTCCTGCCAAGGCCCGACGAGAACAACCTGACGATGTAGCACAAATTGCAGCAGGATTATTTCAAGCTGATCCAACTTGTGGGAAACCTTGTGATACGAGGAATGATTGTTTTGGTGGTTGGTTTTGTAGCGAATGTTGGAATTTCAAAAAGACCTGCGAGCCACTTGTTGGTCATGCCATGCGCATGCGATTTCAATATCATCGCGTATCATTCTTGTGGTCTTTCCCACTTTTAGTCAGTTATAAGATAAATAAAACAAGTGACGAAGGTGTTGCTCAGGAGACATAA